In Chrysemys picta bellii isolate R12L10 chromosome 3, ASM1138683v2, whole genome shotgun sequence, a single genomic region encodes these proteins:
- the LOC135982377 gene encoding uncharacterized protein LOC135982377, producing MQSSPAVMAVQSGNRKRAPAWTDREVLDLIAVWGDESVLSELRSKRRNTKIYEKISKDMAERGYSRDATQCRMKIKELRQGYQKTKEANGRSGSHPQTSRFYEALHSILGAAATTTPPVTVDSEDGILSTAGSSDMLGDGEDEEGDEEGEAVGSSHNADFPDSQDLFITLTEIPYEASPAITPDTESGEGSATPSATVSQPSLESHSQRLARIRRRKKRTREDMFSELMASSQAQAAQQTQWRENLTRMHQANMDREERWRQEDQQATQTLLGLLREQTDTLRRLVDVLQERRQEDRAPLQSISNRPPPPPSPIPTSPKVQRRRGGRVPANSHSTPAESSSSRRLSFPKI from the exons atgcagagctctccagcagtgatggccgtgcagtctgggaatagaaagagagccccagcatggactgatcgtgaagtcttggatctcatcgctgtgtggggcgatgagtccgtgctttccgagctgcgatccaaaagaaggaatacaaagatctacgagaagatctctaaagacatggcagagagaggatacagccgggatgcaacgcagtgccgcatgaaaatcaaggagctgagacaaggctaccagaagaccaaagaggcaaacggacgctccggatcccatccccagacatcccgtttctacgaggcactgcattccatcctcggtgctgccgccaccactaccccaccagtgaccgtggactctgaggatgggatactgtccacggccggttcctcagacatgttaggggacggggaagatgaggaaggagatgaggagggcgaggcagttggcagctctcacaatgctgatttccccgacagccaggatctcttcatcacccttacagagatcccctacgaagcgtccccagccattaccccggacacagaatctggtgaaggatcagcca ccccgtctgcgactgtctcacaacctagcctggaatcacactcccagaggctagcgcggattaggcgtaggaagaagaggacacgggaggacatgttctctgagcttatggcctcttcccaagcccaggcagcacagcagacccagtggcgggagaacttgacccgaatgcaccaagccaacatggatcgggaggagaggtggcggcaggaagaccagcaggcgactcaaacgctgcttggactactgagggagcaaacggacacgctccggcgccttgtggatgttctgcaggaacggaggcaggaggacagagccccgctgcagtccatctctaaccgccctcccccgccaccaagtcccatacccacctcacccaaagtgcaaagaaggagaggcggcagagtccctgctaactctcactccacccctgcagagagctctagtagcagaaggctctcatttcccaaaatttga